The sequence TTCGCGTTCGGTGATGTCGACCGGGAGGTCGAGGTACTCGAAGATGCGCTGGAAGAGCGCGAGCGAGGTCTGCACCTGCACGCCGGTCGCGAGCAGGCTCACCGTCGGGCGGAAGAGGCCCTGCTGGAGCGAGACGAAGGCGACGAGGGTGCCGAGCGAGATCGCCGCGCCGTGCGCCTGGGCGAGTCCGGCCGCCCAGTAGAGGAACGCCGGCATCGCGGCCATGACCACGCTGATGACGGACATCCGCCAGCGGCCTGCCATGCTGGAGCGCACTTCGAGGTCGACGAGTTCCTCGGACTCGCGCGCGAAGGACCGGGTGAGGGAGTCGGCGCGGCCCATCGTGCGGCCGAGCAGGATGCCGCTCACCGACAGCGACTCGGTGACGGTCGCGGCCATGGTGGCCATCTGGCGCTGGCGCTCGCTCGTGATGCGCTTGCGCTCGCGGCCGACGCGGCGGCTGACGAGGACGAAGACGGGGAGCAGGACGAGCGAGACGACGGTGAGGCGCCAGTCGAGCGCGAGCATCGCCACGACGGTCGCGGTGACGGACGTGAGGTTGGAGACGAGGCTCGTGGCCGTGGACGTGACCGTGGCCTGCATGCCGCCGATGTCGTTGGCGATGCGCGACTGGACCTCGCCCGTGCGCGTGCGCGTGAAGAAGGCGAGGGACATGCGCTGGAGGCGCGCGTAGACGCCGGTGCGCAGGTCGTGCATGACGCGCTGGCCGACCGTGGTCGACAGGAGCGTCTGGAGGACGTTGAAGACGCTCGACAGGACGGCGCTGAGGATCATGCCGAGCGCGAGGAGGCTCAGCAGGCCCGTACGCCCGTCGGGGATCGCGGTGTCGAGGATCTCGCGGAGGAGGAAGGGGGTGACGACGGAGACGAGCGAGGAGGCGCCGACGAGCAGGCCGACGACGGCGAGGCGGCCCCGGTAGGGGCGGAAGAGCCGCAGAATGCGGCGGATCTGGCGCGGTTCCTGGTCCTCACGAGCGGTTTTGCCGGGTGGGGTCCAGTTGATCTCGGGCGGGCGCATGGGCTCCTTCAGGGGGTGACGGACAGGGGAGGAACGGGCGGTTCTCGGGGAGCATAGTTCATTGTTACCTATGTACACAATGAACGTGGTCCTGATATTGTTCCCGCCATGCGCTCCCCCTCCCCGTCGGCCGACCCGGGCCCCGCCCGCGACAGCGACGCCGCCCTCGCCGAGCAGTTGCTCCGCCTCAACCGCCGCCTGCACCGCCTCCAGCGCCACCAGTTCGGGCCACTCGGCATCACCCCCGCGCAGAGCCGCCTCCTGCGAGCCGTCACCGTCTTCGCCGAGCCGCCGCGCATGGCGGATCTCGCCGCGCGGCTCGACGTCGTCCCGCGCGCGATCACGACGCTCGTGGACGCCCTGGAGGCCAGCGACCGGGTGCGCAGGGTGCCCGACCCGGGCAACCGCCGGGTGACGCGCATCGAGCTGACCGACGAGGGGCGCGAGACCCTGGAGGCGCTGCGCCGGGCACGGCGCGAGGCGGCCCAGGAGGTGCTCTCGCCGCTGGCCCCCGGGCAGCGCGCCCAGCTCGGCGAACTGCTGGAGCTGCTGGTCAGCGCGGGCCCCGTGGACGCGCACGGGCACTGCGCGCACCCGCCCCGGACGTCCGGGCGGGAGGGCGAAGGGCGAGAATAGGCGGGACCCCGCCGCCGGACGCCCCCGCGCTCGCGGTGGCGAACCGTCGACGAAGGAGCGCCGCCCCATGCCACTGCTGGAACCGAGCCCGAACGCGCTGCGCCCCTCGGAGCGCGAGGAGTCCGCACCGGACCTGGTTCCCGCCGGGCTCGCGGGCGGCACGCCGGAACCGTTGCGCGGTGAGCTGAGCGCGCTGCTCGGGCCGGGGAAGGTCCTCTCCGGCATCTCGGACCTCGTGCGGTACGCGTCCGACGCGAGCCCTTACCGCTTCCTGCCCCAGGTCGTGGTGGTCCCCGAATCGGCCGAGGACGTCGCGGCGGTCATGCGGTACGCACGGGACAAGGGCCGCAAGGTCGTCTTCCGCGCCGCGGGAACCTCGCTCAACGGGCAGGCCCAGGGCGAGGACATCCTCGTGGACGTGCGGCGGCACTGGGCGGGCGTCGAGGTGCTGGACGAGGGCGCGCGCGTACGACTCGGTCCCGGTACGACGATCGTACGGGCAAATACGACGCTCGCCCGGTACGGGCGCGTGCTCGGGCCCGACCCGGCGAGCGCCATCGCGTGCACGGTCGGCGGGGTCGTCGCGAACAACGCGTCGGGCATGACGGCGGGGACGACGCGGAACTCGTACCGCCTGGTCAGCTCGCTGACCGTCGTGCTGCCCTCGGGCACGGTCGTGGACACGGGCGCGCCGGACGCCGCGGAGCGGCTCGCGGCGGCGGAGCCCGAGCTGTGCGCGGGGCTCATGGCGCTGAAGGCGGAGATCGAGGCGGACGCGGCGCTCATGGCCCGTATCCGCG comes from Streptomyces sp. Tu6071 and encodes:
- a CDS encoding ABC transporter ATP-binding protein; translated protein: MRPPEINWTPPGKTAREDQEPRQIRRILRLFRPYRGRLAVVGLLVGASSLVSVVTPFLLREILDTAIPDGRTGLLSLLALGMILSAVLSSVFNVLQTLLSTTVGQRVMHDLRTGVYARLQRMSLAFFTRTRTGEVQSRIANDIGGMQATVTSTATSLVSNLTSVTATVVAMLALDWRLTVVSLVLLPVFVLVSRRVGRERKRITSERQRQMATMAATVTESLSVSGILLGRTMGRADSLTRSFARESEELVDLEVRSSMAGRWRMSVISVVMAAMPAFLYWAAGLAQAHGAAISLGTLVAFVSLQQGLFRPTVSLLATGVQVQTSLALFQRIFEYLDLPVDITEREHPVHIDRVEGEVRFEKVAFRYGDDSPVLDGIDLTLPAGGSLAVVGPTGSGKSTLSQLVPRLYDVSGGRVTLDGVDVRDLDFDTLARAVGVVSQETYLFHASVADNLRFAKPDASDEELRAAARAAQIHDHIAGLPQGYDTVVGERGHRFSGGEKQRLALARTILRDPPVLVLDEATSALDTRTERAVQEALDTLAAGRTTLTIAHRLSTIRNADQIVVLDGGRIAERGTHEELLARDGAYAALVRSDSRKSEAHADEAPGPVILPSAPPSTVKA
- a CDS encoding MarR family winged helix-turn-helix transcriptional regulator codes for the protein MRSPSPSADPGPARDSDAALAEQLLRLNRRLHRLQRHQFGPLGITPAQSRLLRAVTVFAEPPRMADLAARLDVVPRAITTLVDALEASDRVRRVPDPGNRRVTRIELTDEGRETLEALRRARREAAQEVLSPLAPGQRAQLGELLELLVSAGPVDAHGHCAHPPRTSGREGEGRE